One part of the Tunicatimonas pelagia genome encodes these proteins:
- a CDS encoding peptidase domain-containing ABC transporter produces the protein MNHPQLISVIKQFSQALRHELPPDFGEELPSDTDLHTPEAFARTLSENGTPLRLVFTTNTAGSYQALVDRLSFPVLVFFAEEATVTPAIIQPGKDLQPKADLVRPDGTQQPVAIDTLAENIYTTAKEQVLFVAAFPFRSMVGEATDDPALSPVKRLLNLLRGERRDISYLYVYAVAVGIINLTLPLGTQAIVGFISGGMWLNSIVILIGLVVIGVIVGGGLQIMQLSMVEIMQRRLFAKTALELAYRIPRVETEAVLRYYTPELVNRFFDVLTIQKGLPTLLISLLTAIIQINFCLILLSFYHPFFVFFGLLLVSLLVLMFYLTGKRGLDSSLTESKYKYKVAYWLEELGRALPTFKMAGTSQLPTQRVNHEVGNYLMHRKAHFGVLIRQYSYVIAFKTLVTAGLLIIGAVLVIDRQITLGQFVASELIIVLVIGSVETIILNLDTVYDMLTAVDKIGQVTDLPLEPEGKATLTTEQGIRIQTRNLRYRYPGESEYVLNNINLDIAPGERVCITGYNDSGKSTLVNILDGSYRSYEGVVAVNDIPLSNLNVAQWRNHIAKNVSVEDIFNGSVLDNVTLRKPTTSYQTAVEALQAVGAMEAIQRLPQGLDTTLVSGGTSVSTSLARKIILARCIAKRPKVLMLNDFFSFFTSAEQQKFIRYLTDDQHAWSLIVTSTDPLILSQCTKIVVLQAGEKVAEGTYETLKEHAFFQELTVSTLVADAPC, from the coding sequence AGCCTTTGCCCGAACACTGTCAGAAAATGGCACTCCGTTGCGTTTGGTTTTTACTACCAACACAGCAGGTAGCTATCAAGCGCTTGTCGACAGGCTTAGTTTTCCGGTGCTGGTGTTTTTTGCTGAAGAGGCAACTGTAACTCCGGCGATTATCCAGCCTGGTAAGGATTTACAGCCAAAGGCTGATCTAGTACGCCCCGACGGAACCCAGCAGCCCGTGGCGATTGATACCTTGGCCGAAAACATTTATACCACTGCCAAAGAGCAAGTGTTGTTTGTGGCAGCTTTTCCGTTTCGAAGTATGGTGGGGGAAGCGACCGATGATCCAGCCTTATCCCCGGTCAAACGCCTACTTAACCTGCTGCGGGGCGAACGGCGCGATATTAGCTACCTGTACGTCTACGCGGTGGCGGTAGGTATCATCAACCTTACCCTGCCACTGGGAACTCAAGCCATCGTGGGATTCATCTCCGGAGGAATGTGGCTTAATTCTATCGTTATTCTCATTGGCTTAGTCGTGATCGGAGTGATTGTGGGCGGAGGCTTACAGATTATGCAGTTGTCAATGGTAGAGATCATGCAACGCCGTCTTTTCGCCAAAACGGCTCTTGAGCTGGCCTACCGCATCCCTCGCGTCGAAACGGAAGCCGTACTTCGGTATTATACTCCCGAACTCGTCAATCGCTTTTTTGATGTCCTCACCATACAAAAAGGGCTCCCCACACTATTGATCAGTTTACTTACGGCCATCATTCAAATTAATTTCTGCTTGATCTTGCTGTCGTTCTATCACCCGTTCTTTGTGTTCTTTGGCTTATTACTGGTATCGCTGCTGGTGCTCATGTTTTATCTGACGGGGAAACGAGGGCTTGACTCGTCGCTTACCGAATCGAAATACAAGTATAAAGTGGCTTATTGGTTGGAGGAATTAGGGCGCGCCTTGCCTACGTTTAAAATGGCAGGTACCAGCCAACTACCCACTCAGCGGGTAAACCACGAAGTAGGCAATTACCTGATGCATCGCAAAGCCCACTTTGGGGTACTCATTCGCCAATATTCCTACGTGATTGCCTTTAAAACATTAGTCACCGCTGGACTGCTCATCATCGGGGCTGTTTTAGTGATTGACCGTCAGATTACGCTGGGGCAATTTGTGGCTTCGGAATTAATCATTGTCCTGGTCATTGGTTCCGTAGAAACCATCATCCTCAACCTGGATACGGTATACGATATGCTGACGGCAGTGGACAAGATCGGGCAAGTTACTGACTTACCGCTGGAACCCGAAGGCAAGGCTACGCTCACCACCGAACAAGGCATTCGGATTCAAACCCGAAATCTGCGCTACCGCTACCCCGGTGAGTCCGAATACGTACTCAACAATATTAATCTGGATATTGCCCCCGGCGAACGAGTATGCATCACGGGCTACAACGATAGCGGCAAGTCAACGTTGGTGAACATCCTGGACGGAAGCTACCGTTCCTACGAAGGAGTAGTCGCCGTAAATGACATACCACTCTCCAATCTCAACGTAGCGCAATGGCGCAACCATATCGCTAAAAACGTGTCTGTCGAAGATATTTTCAACGGCTCAGTGCTGGACAATGTGACACTCCGCAAACCTACCACCTCCTACCAAACCGCCGTGGAGGCACTTCAGGCGGTCGGGGCAATGGAGGCCATTCAACGATTGCCCCAAGGGTTGGATACCACCTTAGTTAGTGGGGGCACGAGTGTCTCAACCAGTCTGGCTCGTAAGATTATACTAGCTCGTTGTATCGCTAAACGACCAAAAGTACTCATGCTCAACGATTTCTTTTCGTTTTTTACCAGTGCCGAACAGCAGAAGTTTATACGCTACCTCACCGACGATCAGCATGCCTGGAGTCTGATTGTGACATCTACCGACCCGCTGATCTTGAGCCAATGCACTAAAATCGTTGTATTGCAGGCCGGCGAAAAAGTAGCCGAAGGCACCTACGAAACACTGAAAGAGCATGCGTTTTTTCAGGAGTTGACGGTCTCCACACTAGTAGCCGATGCTCCCTGTTAG
- a CDS encoding sulfatase-like hydrolase/transferase codes for MLRCGFILCWLTIASLLSAEAQSISDAPPNFVIIYSDDQRYDALGCRTSDTAITPTLDSLCASGMYFENAFVTLSICSPSRAALLTGRYGSANGVTTFGKARLNEGERTFAQLLRDQGYQTGLVGKWHLADSPTSLGFNYARYFFSNGSWYNRTVIEEGEEKVAEGFIEDYNARQAIKFLESTVDQQDPYLLFYCPQLPHLDNHFNWDVTEETLARYEERTIKLPQNWPDEKLEGKPEYLLTERHRQKALSYGYQNPDTLLYQTQRYYAAITEMDAAMGRMLNKVSQLPNADNTYIIFMSDNGWFIGDHLFTSKVLAYEESIRVPLIISGPGIEPGTNQDLVLNIDIFPTLLAMLGEDSPPQLHGVSLLPALTEEEWPEKRAHIYYEAPTPQLGSQPLAAIRTDRYKYIETYDEADTTQVVFQELYDLQEDPYELNNLAVDQTHNHLVQQLKRTLQQEQQNYQ; via the coding sequence ATGCTACGTTGTGGTTTTATCTTATGCTGGCTGACTATAGCCAGTCTTCTCAGTGCAGAAGCCCAGTCCATTAGCGATGCTCCTCCCAACTTCGTCATCATCTATTCAGACGATCAGCGCTATGATGCCCTGGGATGTCGTACGTCTGATACCGCCATTACCCCTACACTAGATAGCCTCTGTGCGTCAGGCATGTACTTTGAAAACGCTTTTGTTACGTTGTCCATTTGTAGTCCCAGTCGGGCGGCTTTACTCACGGGTAGGTACGGAAGTGCCAACGGAGTAACCACCTTCGGAAAGGCTCGCTTGAACGAAGGGGAGCGCACCTTTGCTCAGCTACTAAGAGACCAGGGGTACCAAACCGGACTCGTCGGTAAGTGGCATTTAGCGGATAGTCCTACCTCACTCGGATTTAATTACGCTCGCTATTTTTTCTCGAACGGCTCCTGGTACAATCGTACTGTGATAGAAGAAGGTGAGGAAAAAGTAGCCGAAGGCTTCATCGAGGATTATAATGCTCGCCAAGCAATTAAATTCCTGGAAAGTACTGTTGACCAACAAGATCCCTACCTATTGTTTTACTGTCCTCAGCTTCCCCACCTTGATAACCACTTCAATTGGGATGTGACAGAAGAAACACTCGCTCGGTACGAAGAGAGGACAATTAAGTTGCCCCAAAACTGGCCGGATGAAAAGCTAGAAGGTAAACCCGAATATTTGCTTACCGAAAGGCATCGTCAAAAAGCATTGAGTTACGGCTATCAAAACCCTGATACGCTTCTGTACCAGACTCAGCGCTACTATGCCGCCATCACCGAAATGGATGCAGCTATGGGGCGAATGCTGAACAAAGTGAGTCAATTGCCCAACGCGGATAATACTTACATTATTTTTATGAGCGATAATGGCTGGTTCATCGGTGATCATTTATTTACTAGTAAAGTGCTGGCCTACGAAGAATCCATCCGGGTGCCTCTGATCATCAGTGGCCCGGGCATTGAGCCGGGAACAAATCAAGATTTAGTGCTCAATATTGACATCTTTCCTACGCTGCTGGCCATGCTAGGCGAAGATAGTCCGCCTCAGTTGCATGGTGTAAGTTTGCTACCGGCCCTAACCGAGGAAGAATGGCCGGAAAAAAGAGCGCATATTTATTATGAAGCACCTACTCCTCAATTGGGTAGCCAACCACTAGCAGCTATCCGTACCGATCGCTACAAATACATTGAAACGTATGATGAGGCAGATACCACTCAGGTAGTATTTCAGGAACTCTACGATCTACAAGAAGACCCGTACGAGCTTAATAATCTAGCCGTAGATCAAACGCACAACCACCTTGTACAACAGCTAAAACGCACATTGCAACAAGAACAACAAAACTATCAATAG
- a CDS encoding RagB/SusD family nutrient uptake outer membrane protein, which yields MMKRYIVIITATWLFFTSCETLDLEPQTAVSTTNFFNNADELQIALNGLYQQRLWKLDESYWDDDGHHRGGQRNNAISRATLNPTSGVIEPAWDLSYEAIKRANVLLAQLLQARERVESAIVDQVEAEARAIRAYFYSKLTFRFGAVPLITEPLTIQESLEVVRTSQEEVKQFVYDELDAAAAVLPDGNDNRATQGFALGIKARFALYMGDYAIARDAAKAVIDADTYSLDPDFQGMFLKSGASSPEHIYFIPYSFELGITWSFEGGARGIITRNAGGFGANMPTWEAISIFDCTDGLTIDESPLYDPFDPFSNRDPRLAQTIVEFGSEWLGYIYQPHPDSLTTLNTTSNTIVNNNDTRSVAIFASFTGLVWKKGVEQSWSDNRTADRNVIILRYGDILLMYAEALIELGENLEEAQGLLNQLRARAYGTTADNLAGYPAITETDQAGLRARLRRERRVELMFEGSLRFQDLRRWRLAEQALDQLVVGLPEPQDQDRSQWPFNNQILPEIDENGLVDLKAQQLIDNGYARLLEDYDFEERMYLWPIPADDILLNDNLTQNPGY from the coding sequence ATGATGAAAAGATATATAGTAATTATCACCGCAACCTGGCTATTCTTCACCAGCTGTGAAACCCTCGATCTAGAACCTCAAACGGCGGTATCTACCACTAACTTTTTCAATAATGCGGATGAGTTACAAATTGCCCTCAATGGCCTTTATCAGCAACGCTTATGGAAACTGGATGAATCTTACTGGGACGATGATGGGCACCACAGAGGGGGGCAGCGAAACAATGCCATTTCCCGTGCTACACTCAACCCTACCTCGGGAGTAATTGAACCAGCTTGGGATTTGTCTTATGAAGCTATTAAGCGGGCGAATGTGCTATTGGCTCAGCTTCTTCAGGCACGAGAGCGGGTGGAGAGTGCTATTGTAGATCAGGTAGAAGCTGAAGCCCGGGCTATTCGTGCTTACTTTTACAGCAAGCTTACCTTTAGGTTTGGAGCGGTACCATTGATTACGGAACCGCTTACCATCCAGGAGTCACTGGAAGTAGTGCGAACCTCTCAGGAAGAGGTAAAGCAGTTTGTTTACGACGAGTTGGATGCTGCTGCTGCTGTTCTGCCCGATGGAAATGATAATAGAGCCACCCAAGGTTTTGCTTTAGGCATTAAAGCCCGTTTTGCCCTTTACATGGGCGACTACGCTATTGCGCGCGATGCGGCGAAGGCAGTAATTGATGCTGACACGTATAGCCTGGATCCTGACTTTCAGGGGATGTTTTTAAAATCAGGAGCTAGTAGCCCTGAACATATTTATTTTATTCCGTATTCCTTCGAGTTGGGGATTACTTGGAGTTTTGAGGGTGGAGCGCGAGGCATTATTACCCGTAACGCCGGGGGCTTCGGGGCCAATATGCCTACTTGGGAGGCCATCAGTATTTTTGACTGCACCGACGGACTCACCATTGATGAATCACCTTTGTATGACCCTTTTGATCCTTTTTCTAACCGTGATCCTCGGTTGGCGCAGACGATTGTAGAATTTGGCTCGGAGTGGCTAGGGTATATTTATCAGCCCCATCCCGATTCACTAACGACCCTCAATACAACCAGCAATACCATTGTTAATAATAATGATACCCGTTCGGTCGCTATCTTTGCCTCGTTTACTGGCCTAGTCTGGAAGAAAGGAGTGGAGCAATCCTGGTCTGACAACCGCACCGCCGATCGCAACGTCATTATATTGCGCTACGGTGATATTTTGCTAATGTACGCCGAAGCACTGATTGAACTAGGAGAAAATTTGGAAGAGGCCCAGGGACTACTAAATCAACTTCGAGCCCGTGCCTACGGAACCACGGCGGATAACCTGGCGGGCTATCCGGCGATTACAGAAACCGATCAGGCGGGACTGCGCGCACGTTTACGCCGGGAGCGCCGGGTAGAACTCATGTTTGAAGGAAGCCTACGGTTTCAAGACCTGCGGAGATGGCGGTTAGCTGAGCAAGCGCTAGATCAGCTAGTAGTAGGATTACCCGAGCCGCAAGATCAAGACCGAAGCCAGTGGCCGTTCAATAATCAAATTTTGCCCGAAATTGACGAAAATGGCTTGGTTGATCTCAAGGCTCAGCAGCTGATAGATAATGGCTACGCTCGTTTGCTGGAAGATTACGATTTTGAAGAACGAATGTATCTCTGGCCTATTCCGGCCGATGATATTTTGCTTAACGATAACTTAACCCAAAATCCCGGATATTAA
- a CDS encoding TolC family protein, producing the protein MFRYLFCLIIFWGIALATLAQSDTTVQVRSTLSLEDFFQTVLVNHPVARQAYLLQPLAQQELRLARGSFDPTLSSNFSTKEYGGSPYYEIWNTQLDIPMWFPADLSIGYEQNRGQFINNEESNTEDGLISAGVSMPIGRGLFIDERRAAVRIAQQMQEMAEADQVNAINQVLLDAGEAYWDWYYAHQAYEVTNEVAQLAEVRLRGVVQQVKKGDAAPFDSLTAYINYQEREVQRDQARLADENARLTASVFVWQHQQDGFIPQDIRESTQPIRPDSLFMLSLNQLAELQQQARTQHPDLIVLAGENQQLRITERLNKEYLKPTVDLTYNFLAQSVWGNAPSLLSNGRFSEPAWWRNNYTAEIAFAFPLFLRQERAALAQTRLQLKQNTFEQGWVQRTIENEVTMAYNTLFNLRGVIGRQQKMVANYEQLLAGEQRRFRFGESSLFLINTRETELLDARIELLDLQTQYEKARLNLQYAAGVPNLAYETSTSDQDVP; encoded by the coding sequence ATGTTCCGGTACCTATTTTGTCTCATTATTTTTTGGGGAATTGCACTTGCCACCCTTGCCCAGTCTGATACGACGGTTCAGGTACGTAGCACTTTGTCCTTGGAGGATTTTTTTCAGACCGTATTGGTCAATCATCCGGTAGCTCGGCAGGCTTACTTGTTGCAGCCTTTGGCCCAGCAAGAGCTTCGCCTGGCTCGGGGTAGTTTTGACCCTACCCTGTCCTCCAATTTCTCTACCAAGGAGTACGGCGGTTCTCCCTACTACGAAATCTGGAACACCCAACTGGATATACCAATGTGGTTTCCGGCGGATCTCAGTATTGGCTACGAACAGAATCGCGGTCAGTTTATCAATAACGAAGAATCCAATACGGAAGATGGGCTAATTTCAGCCGGAGTTTCTATGCCTATTGGCCGGGGCTTGTTTATTGACGAGCGACGGGCGGCGGTCAGAATCGCGCAGCAAATGCAGGAGATGGCCGAAGCCGATCAGGTCAACGCCATCAATCAGGTGTTGCTCGATGCAGGGGAGGCTTACTGGGATTGGTACTACGCCCACCAAGCCTACGAAGTGACCAACGAAGTAGCCCAACTGGCCGAAGTCCGCCTCCGGGGAGTAGTGCAGCAGGTGAAAAAAGGCGATGCCGCTCCTTTCGACTCACTCACAGCCTACATCAACTACCAGGAGCGCGAAGTGCAACGCGATCAGGCCCGGCTAGCCGACGAAAATGCCCGGCTAACTGCTTCGGTGTTTGTGTGGCAGCACCAGCAAGATGGATTTATTCCACAGGATATTAGGGAAAGCACCCAGCCCATTCGCCCGGATAGCTTATTCATGCTATCGCTGAACCAACTGGCCGAACTACAGCAACAGGCTCGCACCCAACATCCTGACCTGATTGTGCTTGCCGGAGAGAATCAACAATTACGCATTACTGAGCGGCTCAACAAAGAATACCTCAAACCGACCGTGGACCTCACCTACAACTTCCTGGCGCAGTCGGTCTGGGGCAATGCGCCCTCCCTACTAAGCAACGGACGATTTAGCGAACCAGCTTGGTGGCGAAATAACTACACCGCCGAAATTGCGTTTGCTTTTCCACTATTCCTTCGGCAGGAGCGAGCTGCACTGGCGCAAACTCGCTTGCAGCTTAAGCAGAATACGTTTGAGCAGGGTTGGGTGCAACGAACCATTGAGAACGAGGTTACAATGGCTTACAATACGCTCTTCAACCTGCGCGGGGTGATCGGCCGGCAGCAAAAGATGGTAGCCAACTACGAGCAGCTACTAGCCGGTGAGCAGCGGCGGTTTCGTTTTGGCGAAAGCTCGCTATTCTTGATCAACACCCGGGAGACCGAACTACTGGATGCCCGCATTGAGCTGCTCGACTTGCAAACGCAGTACGAGAAAGCCCGATTGAACCTCCAATACGCCGCTGGCGTACCTAATTTGGCCTACGAAACAAGCACTAGCGACCAAGATGTGCCATGA
- a CDS encoding HlyD family secretion protein: protein MKSDKETIPPVNVELEPLEVLESPWAGKIVARWLVGIGVFLLMVLLLPWQQNIRATGEVTALSPENRPQTVQSAIPGRIDRWYVQEGDFVLRGDTILNIQEIQDDYFNPELLVRLEEQLVAQQAAIQSREANAEALRRQIKALQRGLQLALQQAENVVRQTELQIVGESLAYVASRRNFAIVENQLEREQSLYDDGLKSLTDLQEREQEQQLSRADLGVAENQFLTTQNQLINARIELQAVEASYLENISSAESSLNTTLAGIYDAQRSLAELQNEYANMQIRNEQYYMIAPQDGYVVRALRTGIGETISAGEGVVTVMPENPDKAVAMYVQPMDVPLLSVGRQVRLEFDGWPALQFSGWPIVAVGTFGGIVQVIDYVETEEQDGRYRVLVIPDPNDDGDWPELLRLGSEVQGFAMLDEVPLWYELWRLYNGFPPSLQAAPEATAANY from the coding sequence ATGAAATCTGATAAAGAAACCATTCCCCCCGTCAATGTTGAGTTAGAACCCCTGGAGGTGCTGGAGTCACCTTGGGCAGGAAAGATAGTAGCCCGCTGGCTCGTCGGCATCGGAGTCTTTCTACTTATGGTGCTTCTCTTACCCTGGCAGCAGAACATTCGGGCCACGGGTGAAGTGACCGCCCTTTCGCCAGAGAACCGTCCTCAGACCGTTCAGTCGGCCATTCCGGGGCGCATTGATCGCTGGTACGTGCAAGAGGGTGATTTTGTTCTACGGGGAGATACTATCCTCAATATTCAGGAGATTCAAGACGATTATTTCAATCCCGAACTGCTGGTACGGCTTGAGGAGCAACTGGTAGCTCAGCAGGCAGCGATTCAGTCGCGAGAGGCCAACGCCGAAGCCCTGCGCCGCCAGATCAAAGCCCTGCAACGAGGGCTTCAGTTAGCGTTGCAGCAAGCCGAAAATGTAGTTCGGCAAACCGAGTTGCAAATTGTGGGCGAGAGCTTAGCCTACGTGGCTTCCCGCAGAAACTTTGCTATCGTAGAAAACCAACTGGAACGGGAGCAGTCGCTCTACGACGACGGCCTCAAATCCCTTACCGACTTGCAAGAACGGGAGCAGGAGCAACAACTGTCGCGAGCAGACCTCGGAGTAGCCGAAAATCAGTTCCTCACTACTCAGAACCAGCTTATCAACGCCCGCATTGAGCTACAGGCCGTAGAAGCTAGTTACCTAGAAAATATCAGCAGTGCTGAGTCGAGCCTGAACACGACCCTAGCGGGGATCTACGATGCCCAGCGTAGCCTGGCCGAGCTGCAAAACGAGTACGCCAACATGCAGATCCGGAACGAGCAATACTACATGATTGCCCCCCAAGATGGCTACGTAGTACGTGCTTTACGCACCGGCATTGGTGAAACGATTAGTGCCGGGGAGGGCGTGGTAACGGTCATGCCCGAAAATCCGGACAAAGCAGTGGCCATGTACGTGCAGCCGATGGATGTTCCCCTGCTATCGGTGGGCCGTCAGGTGCGGCTGGAATTTGATGGCTGGCCCGCCTTACAGTTTTCGGGCTGGCCCATTGTGGCCGTGGGCACATTCGGAGGCATTGTGCAGGTGATCGACTACGTGGAGACCGAAGAGCAGGACGGACGCTACCGGGTGCTGGTGATCCCTGATCCGAACGATGATGGCGATTGGCCCGAGTTACTGCGCTTGGGTTCCGAAGTGCAAGGCTTCGCCATGCTGGATGAGGTGCCGCTGTGGTACGAGCTGTGGCGATTGTATAACGGCTTCCCCCCTAGCCTACAAGCCGCGCCCGAAGCTACTGCCGCTAATTATTAA